A genomic window from Macaca thibetana thibetana isolate TM-01 chromosome 16, ASM2454274v1, whole genome shotgun sequence includes:
- the CAMTA2 gene encoding calmodulin-binding transcription activator 2 isoform X8, whose translation MGTDSPSPRPLRPGVTLPPGTLTMNTKDTTEVAENSHHLKIFLPKKLLECLPRCPLLPPERLRWNTNEEIASYLITFEKHDEWLSCAPKTRPQNGSIILYNRKKVKYRKDGYLWKKRKDGKTTREDHMKLKVQGMENPDIVLVHYLNVPALEDCGKGCSPIFCSISSDRREWLKWSREELLGQLKPMFHGIKWSCGNGTEEFSVEQLVQQILDTHPTKPAPRTHACLCSGGLGSGSLTHKCSSTKHRIISPKVEPRALTLTSVPHTHPPEPPPLITPLPPELPKAHTSPSSSSSSSSSGFAEPLEIRPSPPTSRGGSSRGGTAILLLTGLEQRAGGLTPTRHLAPQADPRPSMSLAVVVGTEPSAPPAPPSPAFDPDRFLNSPQRGQTYGGGQGVSPDFPEAEAAHTPCSALEPAAALEPQAAARGPPPQSGAGGRRGNCFFIQDDDSGEELKGQGAAPPIPSPPPSPPPSPAPLEPSSRVGRGEALFGGPVGASELEPFSLSSFPDLMGELISEEAASIPAPTPQLSPALSTITDFSPEWSYPEGGVKVLITGPWTEAAEHYSCVFDHIAVPASLVQPGVLRCYCPAHEVGLVSLQVAGREGPLSASVLFEYRARRFLSLPSTQLDWLSLDDNQFRMSILERLEQMEKRMAEIAAAGQAPCRGPDAPPVQDEGQGPGFEARVVVLVESMIPRSTWKGPERLAHGSPFRGMSLLHLAAAQGYARLIETLSQWRSVETGSLDLEQEVDPLNVDHFSCTPLMWACALGHLEAAVLLFRWNRQALSIPDSLGRLPLSVAHSRGHVRLARCLEELQRQEASVEPPLALSPPSSSPDTGLSSVSSPSELSDGTFSVTSAYSSAPDGSPPPAPLPASEMTMEDMAPGQLSSGVPEAPLLLMDYEATNSKGPVSSPPALPPASDDGAAPEDADSPQAVDVIPVDMISLAKQIIEATPERIKREDFVGLPEAGASMRERTGAVGLSETMSWLASYLENVDHFPSSTPPSELPFERGRLAVPPAPSWAEFLSASTSGKMESDFALLTLSDHEQRELYEAARVIQTAFRKYKGRRLKEQQEVAAAVIQRCYRKYKQLTWIALKFALYKKMTQAAILIQSKFRSYYEQKRFQQSRRAAVLIQQHYRSYRRRPGPPHRPSATLPARNKGSFLTKKQDQAARKIMRFLRRCRHRMRELKQNQELEGLPQPGLAT comes from the exons GAGATTGCATCCTACCTGATCACCTTTGAGAAGCATGATGAGTGGCTGTCTTGTGCCCCAAAGACAAG ACCTCAGAATGGCTCCATCATCCTCTACAATCGCAAGAAGGTGAAATATCGGAAGGACGGTTACCTCTGGAAGAAGCGGAAGGATGGGAAGACCACCCGAGAGGACCACATGAAGCTGAAGGTCCAGGGCATGGAG AACCCTGACATCGTCCTTGTGCACTACCTGAACGTCCCAGCCCTGGAGGACTGTGGAAAGGGCTGCAGCCCCATCTTTTGTTCCATCAGCAGCGACCGTCGAGAGTGGCTGAAGTGGTCCCGGGAGGAGTTGTTGGGACAGCTGAAGCCCATGT TTCATGGCATCAAGTGGAGCTGTGGGAATGGAACAGAGGAGTTCTCTGTAGAACAGCTGGTGCAGCAGATTTTGGACACCCACCCAACCAAGCCTGCGCCCCGAACCCACGCCTGCCTCTGCAGTGGGGGACTTG GTTCTGGGAGCCTTACCCACAAATGCAGCAGCACGAAACACCGCATCATCTCTCCCAAAGTGGAGCCCCGAGCTTTAACCCTGACCTCTGTCCCCCACACTCACCCCCCAGAGCCTCCTCCGCTGATAACCCCACTTCCCCCAGAGCTCCCTAAGGCACACACCTCcccatcttcttcctcttcttcctcctcatcgGGATTTGCAGAGCCCCTGGAAATCAGACCTAGCCCACCCACTTCTCGAGGGGGTTCTTCAAGAGGAGGCACGGCTATCCTCCTCCTGACAGGACTGGAGCAGCGGGCTGGGGGCCTGACGCCCACCAGGCACTTGGCTCCCCAGGCTGATCCTAGGCCTTCCATGAGTCTGGCGGTGGTTGTAGGCACTGAGCCTTCTGCCCCACCGGCTCCTCCCAGTCCTGCCTTTGACCCTGATCGTTTTCTCAACAGCCCCCAGAGGGGCCAGACATATGGAGGGGGGCAGGGAGTAAGCCCAGACTTCCCCGAGGCAGAGGCCGCTCATACCCCCTGTTCTGCCCTAGAGCCTGCTGCTGCCCTGGAGCCCCAGGCAGCTGCTCGGGGTCCCCCACCACAGTCGGGAGCAGGTGGGAGAAGAGGAAACTGCTTCTTCATCCAAGATGATGACAGTGGGGAGGAGCTCAAGGGTCAGGGGGCTGCCCCACCCATACCTTCAccccctccctcacccccaccctcacctGCCCCCTTGGAGCCATCAAGCAGGGTAGGAAGAGGAGAGGCCTTGTTTGGAGGACCTGTTGGGGCCAGCGAACTGGAGCccttcagtctttcatcattccCAGACCTTATGGGAGAACTCATCAGTGAGGAAGCTGCAAGCATCCCTGCTCCAACCCCCCAGCTCTCTCCTGCTCTTAGCACCATCACAGACTTCTCCCCAGAGTGGTCCTACCCAGAG GGTGGGGTCAAGGTGCTCATCACAGGTCCTTGGACCGAGGCCGCCGAGCATTACTCCTGTGTGTTTGATCACATCGCAGTACCAGCCTCACTTGTCCAGCCTGGTGTCTTACGCTGCTACTGTCCCG CCCACGAGGTAGGGCTGGTGTCTTTGCAGGTGGCAGGGCGGGAGGGGCCTCTTTCTGCTTCTGTGCTCTTTGAGTATCGAGCTCGCCGATTCCTGTCTCTGCCTAGTACTCAACTTGACTGGCTGTCACTGGACG ACAACCAGTTCCGGATGTCCATACTAGAGCGACTGGAGCAGATGGAGAAGCGGATGGCAGAGATCGCAGCAGCTGGGCAGGCGCCTTGCCGGGGTCCTGACGCTCCTCCAGTTCAG GATGAAGGCCAGGGGCCTGGGTTCGAGGCACGGGTAGTGGTCTTGGTAGAAAGCATGATCCCACGCTCCACCTGGAAGGGTCCTGAACGTCTGGCCCACGGAAGCCCCTTCCGAGGCATGAGCCTTCTGCACCTGGCTGCTGCCCAGGGCTATGCCCGCCTCATCGAGACCCTGAGCCAGTGGCG GAGTGTGGAGACTGGAAGCTTGGACTTAGAGCAAGAGGTTGACCCGCTCAACGTGGATCATTTCTCTTGCACCCCTCTG ATGTGGGCTTGTGCCTTGGGACACCTGGAAGCTGCTGTGCTCCTTTTCCGTTGGAACCGACAGGCACTGAGCATTCCCGACTCTCTGGGCCGTCTGCCATTGTCTGTGGCTCATTCCCGGGGTCATGTGCGCCTTGCCCGCTGCCTTGAGGAACTACAGAGACAAGAGGCTTCGGTGGAGCCCCCACTTGCCCTATCACCACCCTCCTCCAGCCCAGACACTG GTCTGAGCAGTGTCTCCTCACCCTCGGAGCTGTCGGATGGCACCTTCTCTGTCACATCAGCCTATTCTAGTGCCCCAGATGGCAGTCCCCCACCTGCACCTCTGCCAGCCTCTGAGATGACTATGGAGGATATGGCCCCAGGCCAGCTTTCCTCTGGTGTCCCAGAGGCCCCCCTACTCCTCATGGACTATGAGGCTACCAACTCCAAGGGGCCCGTgtcctcccctcctgccctcccaccAGCCTCAGATGATGGGGCCGCTCCAGAGGACGCCGACAGCCCACAGGCTGTAGATGTGATCCCG GTGGACATGATCTCACTGGCCAAGCAGATCATCGAAGCCACACCAGAGCGGATTAAACGAGAGGACTTTGTGGGGCTGCCTGAGGCTGGAGCCTCAATGCGGGAGCGGACAGGGGCTGTGGGACTCAGTGAGACCATGTCCTGGCTGGCCAGCTACCTGGAGAATGTGGACCATTTCCCCAGCTCAACCCCTCCCAG CGAACTGCCCTTTGAGCGAGGTCGCCTGGCTGTCCCTCCAGCACCCTCCTGGGCAGAGTTTCTCTCTGCATCTACCAGTGGCAAGATGGAAAGTGATTTTGCCCTGCTGACATTATCCGATCATGAGCAGCGGGAACTGTATGAGGCGGCCCGAGTCATCCAGACGGCCTTCCGAAAGTACAAG GGCCGGCGGCTGAAGGAGCAGCAGGAGGTAGCAGCAGCTGTAATCCAGCGCTGTTACCGGAAGTACAAGCAG CTGACCTGGATTGCACTTAAG tTTGCACTCTATAAGAAGATGACCCAGGCGGCCATCCTGATCCAGAGCAAGTTCCGAAGCTACTATGAACAGAAGCGATTTCAGCAGAGCCGCCGAGCGGCTGTGCTCATCCAGCAGCACTACCGCTCCTACCGCCGCAGGCCCGGCCCTCCCCACCGGCCTTCGGCCACCCTGCCTGCCCGCAACAA aGGCTCCTTTCTCACCAAGAAGCAGGACCAGGCAGCCCGGAAGATCATGAGATTCCTGCGGCGCTGCCGACACAG GATGAGGGAACTGAAGCAGAACCAGGAGCTGGAAGGGCTTCCCCAGCCAGGACTGGCCACCTGA
- the CAMTA2 gene encoding calmodulin-binding transcription activator 2 isoform X10 produces MGTDSPSPRPLRPGVTLPPGTLTMNTKDTTEVAENSHHLKIFLPKKLLECLPRCPLLPPERLRWNTNEEIASYLITFEKHDEWLSCAPKTRPQNGSIILYNRKKVKYRKDGYLWKKRKDGKTTREDHMKLKVQGMENPDIVLVHYLNVPALEDCGKGCSPIFCSISSDRREWLKWSREELLGQLKPMFHGIKWSCGNGTEEFSVEQLVQQILDTHPTKPAPRTHACLCSGGLGSGSLTHKCSSTKHRIISPKVEPRALTLTSVPHTHPPEPPPLITPLPPELPKAHTSPSSSSSSSSSGFAEPLEIRPSPPTSRGGSSRGGTAILLLTGLEQRAGGLTPTRHLAPQADPRPSMSLAVVVGTEPSAPPAPPSPAFDPDRFLNSPQRGQTYGGGQGVSPDFPEAEAAHTPCSALEPAAALEPQAAARGPPPQSGAGGRRGNCFFIQDDDSGEELKGQGAAPPIPSPPPSPPPSPAPLEPSSRVGRGEALFGGPVGASELEPFSLSSFPDLMGELISEEAASIPAPTPQLSPALSTITDFSPEWSYPEGGVKVLITGPWTEAAEHYSCVFDHIAVPASLVQPGVLRCYCPAHEVGLVSLQVAGREGPLSASVLFEYRARRFLSLPSTQLDWLSLDDNQFRMSILERLEQMEKRMAEIAAAGQAPCRGPDAPPVQDEGQGPGFEARVVVLVESMIPRSTWKGPERLAHGSPFRGMSLLHLAAAQGYARLIETLSQWRSVETGSLDLEQEVDPLNVDHFSCTPLMWACALGHLEAAVLLFRWNRQALSIPDSLGRLPLSVAHSRGHVRLARCLEELQRQEASVEPPLALSPPSSSPDTGLSSVSSPSELSDGTFSVTSAYSSAPDGSPPPAPLPASEMTMEDMAPGQLSSGVPEAPLLLMDYEATNSKGPVSSPPALPPASDDGAAPEDADSPQAVDVIPVDMISLAKQIIEATPERIKREDFVGLPEAGASMRERTGAVGLSETMSWLASYLENVDHFPSSTPPSELPFERGRLAVPPAPSWAEFLSASTSGKMESDFALLTLSDHEQRELYEAARVIQTAFRKYKGRRLKEQQEVAAAVIQRCYRKYKQFALYKKMTQAAILIQSKFRSYYEQKRFQQSRRAAVLIQQHYRSYRRRPGPPHRPSATLPARNKGSFLTKKQDQAARKIMRFLRRCRHRMRELKQNQELEGLPQPGLAT; encoded by the exons GAGATTGCATCCTACCTGATCACCTTTGAGAAGCATGATGAGTGGCTGTCTTGTGCCCCAAAGACAAG ACCTCAGAATGGCTCCATCATCCTCTACAATCGCAAGAAGGTGAAATATCGGAAGGACGGTTACCTCTGGAAGAAGCGGAAGGATGGGAAGACCACCCGAGAGGACCACATGAAGCTGAAGGTCCAGGGCATGGAG AACCCTGACATCGTCCTTGTGCACTACCTGAACGTCCCAGCCCTGGAGGACTGTGGAAAGGGCTGCAGCCCCATCTTTTGTTCCATCAGCAGCGACCGTCGAGAGTGGCTGAAGTGGTCCCGGGAGGAGTTGTTGGGACAGCTGAAGCCCATGT TTCATGGCATCAAGTGGAGCTGTGGGAATGGAACAGAGGAGTTCTCTGTAGAACAGCTGGTGCAGCAGATTTTGGACACCCACCCAACCAAGCCTGCGCCCCGAACCCACGCCTGCCTCTGCAGTGGGGGACTTG GTTCTGGGAGCCTTACCCACAAATGCAGCAGCACGAAACACCGCATCATCTCTCCCAAAGTGGAGCCCCGAGCTTTAACCCTGACCTCTGTCCCCCACACTCACCCCCCAGAGCCTCCTCCGCTGATAACCCCACTTCCCCCAGAGCTCCCTAAGGCACACACCTCcccatcttcttcctcttcttcctcctcatcgGGATTTGCAGAGCCCCTGGAAATCAGACCTAGCCCACCCACTTCTCGAGGGGGTTCTTCAAGAGGAGGCACGGCTATCCTCCTCCTGACAGGACTGGAGCAGCGGGCTGGGGGCCTGACGCCCACCAGGCACTTGGCTCCCCAGGCTGATCCTAGGCCTTCCATGAGTCTGGCGGTGGTTGTAGGCACTGAGCCTTCTGCCCCACCGGCTCCTCCCAGTCCTGCCTTTGACCCTGATCGTTTTCTCAACAGCCCCCAGAGGGGCCAGACATATGGAGGGGGGCAGGGAGTAAGCCCAGACTTCCCCGAGGCAGAGGCCGCTCATACCCCCTGTTCTGCCCTAGAGCCTGCTGCTGCCCTGGAGCCCCAGGCAGCTGCTCGGGGTCCCCCACCACAGTCGGGAGCAGGTGGGAGAAGAGGAAACTGCTTCTTCATCCAAGATGATGACAGTGGGGAGGAGCTCAAGGGTCAGGGGGCTGCCCCACCCATACCTTCAccccctccctcacccccaccctcacctGCCCCCTTGGAGCCATCAAGCAGGGTAGGAAGAGGAGAGGCCTTGTTTGGAGGACCTGTTGGGGCCAGCGAACTGGAGCccttcagtctttcatcattccCAGACCTTATGGGAGAACTCATCAGTGAGGAAGCTGCAAGCATCCCTGCTCCAACCCCCCAGCTCTCTCCTGCTCTTAGCACCATCACAGACTTCTCCCCAGAGTGGTCCTACCCAGAG GGTGGGGTCAAGGTGCTCATCACAGGTCCTTGGACCGAGGCCGCCGAGCATTACTCCTGTGTGTTTGATCACATCGCAGTACCAGCCTCACTTGTCCAGCCTGGTGTCTTACGCTGCTACTGTCCCG CCCACGAGGTAGGGCTGGTGTCTTTGCAGGTGGCAGGGCGGGAGGGGCCTCTTTCTGCTTCTGTGCTCTTTGAGTATCGAGCTCGCCGATTCCTGTCTCTGCCTAGTACTCAACTTGACTGGCTGTCACTGGACG ACAACCAGTTCCGGATGTCCATACTAGAGCGACTGGAGCAGATGGAGAAGCGGATGGCAGAGATCGCAGCAGCTGGGCAGGCGCCTTGCCGGGGTCCTGACGCTCCTCCAGTTCAG GATGAAGGCCAGGGGCCTGGGTTCGAGGCACGGGTAGTGGTCTTGGTAGAAAGCATGATCCCACGCTCCACCTGGAAGGGTCCTGAACGTCTGGCCCACGGAAGCCCCTTCCGAGGCATGAGCCTTCTGCACCTGGCTGCTGCCCAGGGCTATGCCCGCCTCATCGAGACCCTGAGCCAGTGGCG GAGTGTGGAGACTGGAAGCTTGGACTTAGAGCAAGAGGTTGACCCGCTCAACGTGGATCATTTCTCTTGCACCCCTCTG ATGTGGGCTTGTGCCTTGGGACACCTGGAAGCTGCTGTGCTCCTTTTCCGTTGGAACCGACAGGCACTGAGCATTCCCGACTCTCTGGGCCGTCTGCCATTGTCTGTGGCTCATTCCCGGGGTCATGTGCGCCTTGCCCGCTGCCTTGAGGAACTACAGAGACAAGAGGCTTCGGTGGAGCCCCCACTTGCCCTATCACCACCCTCCTCCAGCCCAGACACTG GTCTGAGCAGTGTCTCCTCACCCTCGGAGCTGTCGGATGGCACCTTCTCTGTCACATCAGCCTATTCTAGTGCCCCAGATGGCAGTCCCCCACCTGCACCTCTGCCAGCCTCTGAGATGACTATGGAGGATATGGCCCCAGGCCAGCTTTCCTCTGGTGTCCCAGAGGCCCCCCTACTCCTCATGGACTATGAGGCTACCAACTCCAAGGGGCCCGTgtcctcccctcctgccctcccaccAGCCTCAGATGATGGGGCCGCTCCAGAGGACGCCGACAGCCCACAGGCTGTAGATGTGATCCCG GTGGACATGATCTCACTGGCCAAGCAGATCATCGAAGCCACACCAGAGCGGATTAAACGAGAGGACTTTGTGGGGCTGCCTGAGGCTGGAGCCTCAATGCGGGAGCGGACAGGGGCTGTGGGACTCAGTGAGACCATGTCCTGGCTGGCCAGCTACCTGGAGAATGTGGACCATTTCCCCAGCTCAACCCCTCCCAG CGAACTGCCCTTTGAGCGAGGTCGCCTGGCTGTCCCTCCAGCACCCTCCTGGGCAGAGTTTCTCTCTGCATCTACCAGTGGCAAGATGGAAAGTGATTTTGCCCTGCTGACATTATCCGATCATGAGCAGCGGGAACTGTATGAGGCGGCCCGAGTCATCCAGACGGCCTTCCGAAAGTACAAG GGCCGGCGGCTGAAGGAGCAGCAGGAGGTAGCAGCAGCTGTAATCCAGCGCTGTTACCGGAAGTACAAGCAG tTTGCACTCTATAAGAAGATGACCCAGGCGGCCATCCTGATCCAGAGCAAGTTCCGAAGCTACTATGAACAGAAGCGATTTCAGCAGAGCCGCCGAGCGGCTGTGCTCATCCAGCAGCACTACCGCTCCTACCGCCGCAGGCCCGGCCCTCCCCACCGGCCTTCGGCCACCCTGCCTGCCCGCAACAA aGGCTCCTTTCTCACCAAGAAGCAGGACCAGGCAGCCCGGAAGATCATGAGATTCCTGCGGCGCTGCCGACACAG GATGAGGGAACTGAAGCAGAACCAGGAGCTGGAAGGGCTTCCCCAGCCAGGACTGGCCACCTGA
- the CAMTA2 gene encoding calmodulin-binding transcription activator 2 isoform X6 — MGTDSPSPRPLRPGVTLPPGTLTMNTKDTTEVAENSHHLKIFLPKKLLECLPRCPLLPPERLRWNTNEEIASYLITFEKHDEWLSCAPKTRPQNGSIILYNRKKVKYRKDGYLWKKRKDGKTTREDHMKLKVQGMEPVSWQCLYGCYVHSSIVPTFHRRCYWLLQNPDIVLVHYLNVPALEDCGKGCSPIFCSISSDRREWLKWSREELLGQLKPMFHGIKWSCGNGTEEFSVEQLVQQILDTHPTKPAPRTHACLCSGGLGSGSLTHKCSSTKHRIISPKVEPRALTLTSVPHTHPPEPPPLITPLPPELPKAHTSPSSSSSSSSSGFAEPLEIRPSPPTSRGGSSRGGTAILLLTGLEQRAGGLTPTRHLAPQADPRPSMSLAVVVGTEPSAPPAPPSPAFDPDRFLNSPQRGQTYGGGQGVSPDFPEAEAAHTPCSALEPAAALEPQAAARGPPPQSGAGGRRGNCFFIQDDDSGEELKGQGAAPPIPSPPPSPPPSPAPLEPSSRVGRGEALFGGPVGASELEPFSLSSFPDLMGELISEEAASIPAPTPQLSPALSTITDFSPEWSYPEGGVKVLITGPWTEAAEHYSCVFDHIAVPASLVQPGVLRCYCPAHEVGLVSLQVAGREGPLSASVLFEYRARRFLSLPSTQLDWLSLDDNQFRMSILERLEQMEKRMAEIAAAGQAPCRGPDAPPVQGPERLAHGSPFRGMSLLHLAAAQGYARLIETLSQWRSVETGSLDLEQEVDPLNVDHFSCTPLMWACALGHLEAAVLLFRWNRQALSIPDSLGRLPLSVAHSRGHVRLARCLEELQRQEASVEPPLALSPPSSSPDTGLSSVSSPSELSDGTFSVTSAYSSAPDGSPPPAPLPASEMTMEDMAPGQLSSGVPEAPLLLMDYEATNSKGPVSSPPALPPASDDGAAPEDADSPQAVDVIPVDMISLAKQIIEATPERIKREDFVGLPEAGASMRERTGAVGLSETMSWLASYLENVDHFPSSTPPSELPFERGRLAVPPAPSWAEFLSASTSGKMESDFALLTLSDHEQRELYEAARVIQTAFRKYKGRRLKEQQEVAAAVIQRCYRKYKQLTWIALKFALYKKMTQAAILIQSKFRSYYEQKRFQQSRRAAVLIQQHYRSYRRRPGPPHRPSATLPARNKGSFLTKKQDQAARKIMRFLRRCRHRMRELKQNQELEGLPQPGLAT, encoded by the exons GAGATTGCATCCTACCTGATCACCTTTGAGAAGCATGATGAGTGGCTGTCTTGTGCCCCAAAGACAAG ACCTCAGAATGGCTCCATCATCCTCTACAATCGCAAGAAGGTGAAATATCGGAAGGACGGTTACCTCTGGAAGAAGCGGAAGGATGGGAAGACCACCCGAGAGGACCACATGAAGCTGAAGGTCCAGGGCATGGAG cctgtcTCCTGGCAGTGTCTCTATGGCTGCTACGTTCACTCTTCCATCGTCCCCACATTCCATCGGCGCTGCTACTGGCTGCTCCAG AACCCTGACATCGTCCTTGTGCACTACCTGAACGTCCCAGCCCTGGAGGACTGTGGAAAGGGCTGCAGCCCCATCTTTTGTTCCATCAGCAGCGACCGTCGAGAGTGGCTGAAGTGGTCCCGGGAGGAGTTGTTGGGACAGCTGAAGCCCATGT TTCATGGCATCAAGTGGAGCTGTGGGAATGGAACAGAGGAGTTCTCTGTAGAACAGCTGGTGCAGCAGATTTTGGACACCCACCCAACCAAGCCTGCGCCCCGAACCCACGCCTGCCTCTGCAGTGGGGGACTTG GTTCTGGGAGCCTTACCCACAAATGCAGCAGCACGAAACACCGCATCATCTCTCCCAAAGTGGAGCCCCGAGCTTTAACCCTGACCTCTGTCCCCCACACTCACCCCCCAGAGCCTCCTCCGCTGATAACCCCACTTCCCCCAGAGCTCCCTAAGGCACACACCTCcccatcttcttcctcttcttcctcctcatcgGGATTTGCAGAGCCCCTGGAAATCAGACCTAGCCCACCCACTTCTCGAGGGGGTTCTTCAAGAGGAGGCACGGCTATCCTCCTCCTGACAGGACTGGAGCAGCGGGCTGGGGGCCTGACGCCCACCAGGCACTTGGCTCCCCAGGCTGATCCTAGGCCTTCCATGAGTCTGGCGGTGGTTGTAGGCACTGAGCCTTCTGCCCCACCGGCTCCTCCCAGTCCTGCCTTTGACCCTGATCGTTTTCTCAACAGCCCCCAGAGGGGCCAGACATATGGAGGGGGGCAGGGAGTAAGCCCAGACTTCCCCGAGGCAGAGGCCGCTCATACCCCCTGTTCTGCCCTAGAGCCTGCTGCTGCCCTGGAGCCCCAGGCAGCTGCTCGGGGTCCCCCACCACAGTCGGGAGCAGGTGGGAGAAGAGGAAACTGCTTCTTCATCCAAGATGATGACAGTGGGGAGGAGCTCAAGGGTCAGGGGGCTGCCCCACCCATACCTTCAccccctccctcacccccaccctcacctGCCCCCTTGGAGCCATCAAGCAGGGTAGGAAGAGGAGAGGCCTTGTTTGGAGGACCTGTTGGGGCCAGCGAACTGGAGCccttcagtctttcatcattccCAGACCTTATGGGAGAACTCATCAGTGAGGAAGCTGCAAGCATCCCTGCTCCAACCCCCCAGCTCTCTCCTGCTCTTAGCACCATCACAGACTTCTCCCCAGAGTGGTCCTACCCAGAG GGTGGGGTCAAGGTGCTCATCACAGGTCCTTGGACCGAGGCCGCCGAGCATTACTCCTGTGTGTTTGATCACATCGCAGTACCAGCCTCACTTGTCCAGCCTGGTGTCTTACGCTGCTACTGTCCCG CCCACGAGGTAGGGCTGGTGTCTTTGCAGGTGGCAGGGCGGGAGGGGCCTCTTTCTGCTTCTGTGCTCTTTGAGTATCGAGCTCGCCGATTCCTGTCTCTGCCTAGTACTCAACTTGACTGGCTGTCACTGGACG ACAACCAGTTCCGGATGTCCATACTAGAGCGACTGGAGCAGATGGAGAAGCGGATGGCAGAGATCGCAGCAGCTGGGCAGGCGCCTTGCCGGGGTCCTGACGCTCCTCCAGTTCAG GGTCCTGAACGTCTGGCCCACGGAAGCCCCTTCCGAGGCATGAGCCTTCTGCACCTGGCTGCTGCCCAGGGCTATGCCCGCCTCATCGAGACCCTGAGCCAGTGGCG GAGTGTGGAGACTGGAAGCTTGGACTTAGAGCAAGAGGTTGACCCGCTCAACGTGGATCATTTCTCTTGCACCCCTCTG ATGTGGGCTTGTGCCTTGGGACACCTGGAAGCTGCTGTGCTCCTTTTCCGTTGGAACCGACAGGCACTGAGCATTCCCGACTCTCTGGGCCGTCTGCCATTGTCTGTGGCTCATTCCCGGGGTCATGTGCGCCTTGCCCGCTGCCTTGAGGAACTACAGAGACAAGAGGCTTCGGTGGAGCCCCCACTTGCCCTATCACCACCCTCCTCCAGCCCAGACACTG GTCTGAGCAGTGTCTCCTCACCCTCGGAGCTGTCGGATGGCACCTTCTCTGTCACATCAGCCTATTCTAGTGCCCCAGATGGCAGTCCCCCACCTGCACCTCTGCCAGCCTCTGAGATGACTATGGAGGATATGGCCCCAGGCCAGCTTTCCTCTGGTGTCCCAGAGGCCCCCCTACTCCTCATGGACTATGAGGCTACCAACTCCAAGGGGCCCGTgtcctcccctcctgccctcccaccAGCCTCAGATGATGGGGCCGCTCCAGAGGACGCCGACAGCCCACAGGCTGTAGATGTGATCCCG GTGGACATGATCTCACTGGCCAAGCAGATCATCGAAGCCACACCAGAGCGGATTAAACGAGAGGACTTTGTGGGGCTGCCTGAGGCTGGAGCCTCAATGCGGGAGCGGACAGGGGCTGTGGGACTCAGTGAGACCATGTCCTGGCTGGCCAGCTACCTGGAGAATGTGGACCATTTCCCCAGCTCAACCCCTCCCAG CGAACTGCCCTTTGAGCGAGGTCGCCTGGCTGTCCCTCCAGCACCCTCCTGGGCAGAGTTTCTCTCTGCATCTACCAGTGGCAAGATGGAAAGTGATTTTGCCCTGCTGACATTATCCGATCATGAGCAGCGGGAACTGTATGAGGCGGCCCGAGTCATCCAGACGGCCTTCCGAAAGTACAAG GGCCGGCGGCTGAAGGAGCAGCAGGAGGTAGCAGCAGCTGTAATCCAGCGCTGTTACCGGAAGTACAAGCAG CTGACCTGGATTGCACTTAAG tTTGCACTCTATAAGAAGATGACCCAGGCGGCCATCCTGATCCAGAGCAAGTTCCGAAGCTACTATGAACAGAAGCGATTTCAGCAGAGCCGCCGAGCGGCTGTGCTCATCCAGCAGCACTACCGCTCCTACCGCCGCAGGCCCGGCCCTCCCCACCGGCCTTCGGCCACCCTGCCTGCCCGCAACAA aGGCTCCTTTCTCACCAAGAAGCAGGACCAGGCAGCCCGGAAGATCATGAGATTCCTGCGGCGCTGCCGACACAG GATGAGGGAACTGAAGCAGAACCAGGAGCTGGAAGGGCTTCCCCAGCCAGGACTGGCCACCTGA